One Onychostoma macrolepis isolate SWU-2019 chromosome 15, ASM1243209v1, whole genome shotgun sequence DNA segment encodes these proteins:
- the gosr1 gene encoding Golgi SNAP receptor complex member 1, with translation MAGGNSNYWEDLRKQARQLENELDLKLVSFSKLCTSYSSSRDGRRGDSSDTTPLLSNSTQDRMFETMSVEIEQLLAKLTGVNDKMAEYTSTPGVTSLNAALMHTLQRHRDILQDYTHEFHKTKSNFMAIREREDLMGSVRKDIETYKSGSGVNNRRTELFLKEHEHLRNSDRLIDDTISIAMATKENMTSQRGWLKSIQSRVNTLANRFPAINNLIQRINLRKRRDSLILGGVIGICTILLLLYAFH, from the exons ATGGCAGGAGGAAACAGCAACTATTGGGAAG ACCTGCGGAAGCAGGCGAGGCAGCTGGAGAATGAGCTGGACCTGAAGCTGGTGTCCTTCAGTAAGCTGTGCACCAGTTACAGCAGCTCTCGGGACGGCCGTAGAGGAGACAG TTCGGATACAACACCTCTGCTCTCCAACTCCACTCAGGACAGAATGTTTGAGACCATGTCAGTGGAGATTGAGCAGCTGCTTGCGAAG CTTACAGGGGTGAATGATAAGATGGCTGAGTATACGAGCACACCGGGAGTAACGTCTCTGAATGCTGCTCTAATGCACACTCTCCAGAGGCACAGAGACATCCTACAG GACTACACACATGAATTTCATAAAACCAAATCAAACTTCATGGCAATCAGGGAGAGAGAGGATCTCATGGGATCTGTGAGAAAAGACATTGA GACATACAAGAGCGGCTCGGGGGTGAATAACAGACGGACAGAGCTCTTCCTGAAAGAACACGAGCACCTGAGAAA CTCAGATCGGCTTATTGATGACACAATAAG CATTGCAATGGCAACCAAGGAGAACATGACCTCCCAACGAGGTTGGTTGAAGTCTATACAGAGCAGGGTCAACACCCTGGCCA ACCGTTTCCCTGCCATCAATAACCTAATACAGCGGATCAACTTGAGGAAGAGACGGGACTCATTAATTCTGGGAGGAGTCATCGGCATCTGCACCATCCTTCTGCTGCTGTATGCATTTCACTGA
- the trarg1a gene encoding trafficking regulator of GLUT4 1: MAINTDTEFAKSNLGESGGTQPAETEKLLVTTEPTGVKTSSSFTVSVGGDKSLDGDQNGHSLPLRSGSAGQLGTAPLSPSRVSLSRTSSMGNAAQEQQKPKDYLILVIFSCFCPVWPLSIVALVYSIMSRNSLQQGDMDGARRLGRLARLLSCVAIIVGLLSIIIYVVVAVTG, encoded by the exons ATGGCAATAAACACAGATACGGAGTTTGCGAAATCGAATCTGGGGGAGAGCGGCGGAACGCAACCAGCCGAGACCGAGAAACTGCTCGTGACCACCGAGCCCACCGGGGTGAAGACCTCCAGCTCCTTCACGGTCAGTGTCGGGGGTGACAAGTCTCTCGATGGGGATCAGAACGGCCACAGTCTGCCGCTGAGATCCGGATCAGCGGGGCAGCTCGGGACGGCTCCTCTCTCCCCGTCTAGAGTGAGCCTGAGCCGCACTTCATCGATGGGTAATGCCGCCCAAGAGCAACAGAAACCCAAAGACTACCTCATACTGGTCATTTTTTCCTGCTTTTGTCCCGTGTGGCCACTAAGCATTGTTGCGTTGGTCTATTCGATTATG TCCAGAAACAGTCTACAGCAGGGGGACATGGATGGGGCAAGACGCCTGGGACGCTTGGCTCGCCTGCTTAGCTGTGTGGCCATCATCGTGGGCCTCCTTAGCATCATAATCTATGTGGTCGTTGCAG TAACTGGATAG